A part of Fundulus heteroclitus isolate FHET01 chromosome 23, MU-UCD_Fhet_4.1, whole genome shotgun sequence genomic DNA contains:
- the rps6kal gene encoding LOW QUALITY PROTEIN: ribosomal protein S6 kinase alpha-6 (The sequence of the model RefSeq protein was modified relative to this genomic sequence to represent the inferred CDS: deleted 1 base in 1 codon) → MDEPMEEGESFSHCEDGTYKEIPITHHVKEGCEKADPSQFELLKVLGQGSFGKVFLVRKIVGPDAGQLYAMKVLKKASLKVRDRVRTKMERDILVEVNHPFIVKLHYAFQTEGKLYLILDFLRGGDVFTRLSKEVMFTEEDVKFYLAELALSLDHLHNLGIVYRDLKPENILLDEAGHIKLTDFGLSKESVDADKKAYSFCGTVEYMAPEVVNRRGHTQSADWWSLGVLMFEMLTGTLPFQGKDRNETMNMILKAKLGMPQFLSLEAQSLLRMLFKRNPANRLGAGPDGVEEIKRHAFFSTIDWNKLFRRELQPPFKPAAGKPDDTFCFDPEFTAKTPKDSPGIPPSANAHQLFKGFSFVAPAPMDENKSSPLLSILPIVQVHGGSTKFSDLYELQEDIGVGSYSICKRCVHRVSGADYAVKIIDKSKRDPSEEIEILMRYGQHPNIITLKDVYDEGRYVYLVTELMKGGELLDRILRQKFFSEREASAVLYTITKTVDYLHCQGVVHRDLKPSNILYMDDSGNPDSIRICDFGFAKQLRGGNGLLLTPCYTANFVAPEVLMRQGYDAACDIWSLGVLLYTMLAGYTPFANGPKDTPEEILLRIGSGKFALTGGNWDTVSDSSKDLLSHMLHVDPHQRYTAEQVLKHSWITCRDTLPHFQLTRHDAPHLVKGAMAATYSALSQKTSQPVLEPVAASSLAQRRSMKKLTSTDM, encoded by the exons ATGGACGAGCCCATGGAGGAGGGAGAGTCTTTCTCACACTGT GAAGACGGGACTTATAAAGAGATTCCCATCACCCATCATGTGAAAGAGGGCTGTGAGAAAGCCGATCCGTCTCAGTTCGAACTGCTTAAAGTCCTCGGTCAGGGCTCTTTTGGCAAG GTGTTTCTTGTCAGGAAGATCGTGGGTCCAGATGCTGGACAGTTATATGCAATGAAAGTACTAAAAAAAGCATCTTTGAAAG TCAGGGACAGAGTTCGCACTAAGATGGAAAGAGACATTTTAGTGGAAGTTAATCATCCCTTCATAGTGAAATTGCACTATG CCTTTCAGACAGAAGGGAAATTGTATTTAATACTGGACTTTCTCAGGGGAGGGGATGTATTCACTCGCTTATCCAAAGAG GTTATGTTTACAGAGGAAGATGTGAAATTCTACCTTGCAGAGCTGGCTCTGTCCCTCGACCAT TTGCACAACCTGGGCATAGTTTACAGAGATCTCAAGCCAGAGAA CATCTTACTAGATGAAGCTGGACATATAAAGTTAACAG ACTTTGGCTTGAGTAAAGAGTCAGTAGATGCTGATAAAAAGGCGTATTCCTTTTGTGGTACGGTGGAGTATATGGCCCCTGAGGTGGTCAACAGAAGAGGACACACGCAGAGTGCAGACTGGTGGTCACTGGGAGTTCTTATG TTTGAGATGCTAACGGGGACGTTGCCTTTCCAAGGCAAAGACCGGAACGAGACCATGAACATGATCCTCAA AGCTAAGTTGGGAATGCCACAGTTCCTAAGTTTGGAAGCCCAGAGTTTGCTGCGAATGCTGTTTAAACGTAACCCCGCTAATAGACTGG GGGCTGGGCCTGACGGAGTGGAGGAGATCAAACGACACGCTTTCTTCTCCACCATCGACTGGAAT AAACTGTTCAGGAGAGAACTTCAGCCTCCGTTCAAGCCCGCAGCCGGTAAACCAGATGACACTTTCTGCTTTGACCCcgagttcactgcaaaaacgccTAAAG ACTCCCCAGGCATCCCACCCAGTGCGAATGCCCATCAGCTCTTCAAAGGCTTCAGTTTTGTTGCTCCAGCTCCGATGGACGAGAACAAGAGCTCCCCGTTGCTCAGCATTCTCCCCATAGTTCAG GTGCATGGAGGCTCAACCAAGTTCTCTGATCTGTACGAGCTGCAAGAAGACATCGGAGTTGGTTCTTACTCCATCTGTAAACGCTGTGTTCACAGGGTCTCTGGAGCAGATTACGCTGTGAAG ATTATCGATAAAAGCAAGAGGGACCCGTCCGAAGAGATCGAAATCCTGATGCGATACGGACAACACCCGAACATCATCACCCTGAAAGAC GTGTACGACGAGGGCAGGTATGTGTACCTGGTAACGGAGCTGATGAAGGGCGGGGAGCTGCTGGACCGCATCCTCAGGCAGAAGTTTTTCTCTGAAAGAGAGGCCAGCGCCGTTCTCTACACCATCACAAAGACTGTCGACTACCTCCACTGCCAAGGG GTGGTACATCGAGACCTGAAGCCGAGCAACATCCTCTACATGGACGACTCTGGAAATCCCGATTCCATCAGGATCTGTGATTTCGGGTTTGCGAAGCAGCTCCGAGGAGGAAACGGGCTGCTCTTAACCCCTTGTTACACGGCCAACTTTGTGGCACCGGAG GTACTAATGCGGCAAGGCTACGATGCCGCCTGTGATATATGGAGTCTTGGAGTTTTACTATACACCATGCTGGCAGG GTACACACCGTTCGCTAACGGGCCAAAAGACACACCAGAGGAGATTCTTCTGCGGATAGGATCAGGAAAGTTTGCTTTGACGGGTGGAAACTGGGATACGGTGTCAGACTCCTCAAAG GACCTGCTGTCCCACATGCTCCACGTAGACCCCCACCAGCGATACACGGCCGAGCAGGTTCTGAAGCATTCCTGGATCACGTGCAGAGATACGCTACCACACTTCCAGCTCACGCGCCACGATGCCCCACATCTCGTCAAA GGAGCCATGGCAGCAACGTATTCAGCGCTGAGTCAGAAGACGAGTCAGCCGGTGCTGGAGCCGGTGGCGGCTTCCAGTTTAGCCCAGAGACGCAGCATGAAGAAACTCACCTCAACAGACATGTAG